CAGATCGGCGGCGTCTGGCTGGCGATCGGCGTCGTCTACCTGGCCGTCCTGACCAAGGGCTTCCGCCGGCCCGCACCGGAGATGACCTTCGACGACGACACCGAGGCCACGGACAGAGTCACCGCATAGCTCCCCTCCCTCGCCCGGCTCGTCGTGCGGTGTCGCGACGCCGTCACCGGCCGGGTGAGGCGCGGCCGTACCCCTTCCGAGCTGCCCTTTGCCCTGCGTCCAGGGCCAGCTGCGGCGAAGTCGACGAAGGGAAGCGCGTTCCTCAGCTCGCACACGGCAGAGCGGATGGTGCGGCGGATCAGACCAGCCGCTTACGCCTCCTCGCCGACCCGGGGAAAGCGGACCCCATTGGCGTCGCCGATATCCGGCACCGCCACCCAGTTTTGGCCGATGCCTGCGAAGGCAGAAGTGGCCCCGGCGTTCCTAGAACTCGGCGAACAGGCAATCGTTGCCCGGCGCACCAACGAGGGCTGGCCGTTGCGCTGGCAGGACGGGGCGTGCGCAGGACGGGGGCGTGCTCGACTGGCGCGTTCAAGATCCATCGTCGTCTTGGCCGGGACCCGCTGGGCCGGGTGTGGCGGCCGCCTGGCTGGGAGCCAGTCGGCGAGGCGCGGCCGCGTGCGCGACGGCTTCGGGCTTCCAACCTTCAACCCTCACTCGGGGCATCCTGGCCGGTGGCCGGGAACATGCGGGAATGTGTTCCGGTCGTAGTCCCCTGCGGCAGGACGAGGCGCGAATGCTGTCGTGCTCCTGAGCGAAGCGTAGAGCGGTCTTCCGAATCCGGACAGAGTTGCTCTGGCCTTGGGATTTCTGATTCCCGTGTGGGCAAGGGGTGTTGATGGTTCGGGTGCGTATCAGCGGTGCGGAGCCTTCTTGTGCTGTCTGCAATTAGATTCACTGTCAGAGAAGTCGAAACGACTGGGTTCGCTGTCAAACGACTCGATTGGCTCACAAAGGACAGCAGTTGTCCTCTGGCATCCAATCCAGTCGTTTGACAGCGAACCCAGTCGCCGAAGGCGAGCGGAGCGGGTCCGCGTCCGCGGCCTGGTCAAGCCGGGGATGCGGGCCCGGGTGGCAGATGGACGGTCATGATCAGGTGGCAGGGCTCGTCGCCCACCCCGCGATAGGTATGGGGGGCGTCACCGTCGAACGTGGCGGTCTGCCCGGCTTCGACGGGGTGCTCCGCACCGTCGACGACCAGGACCATGCGTCCCGCGGTGACGCTGACGGTCTCCACGACGCCGGCCTGATGAGGGTGGCTGGGGTACTCCTCGCCCGGCTCGAGACGCCAGCGCCACACCTCGACCGGAGCGGAGCCCGAGGTCGTCAGCATGAGCCGGGCCTCGCTGCCGCGCTCGCCCGCCCACAGCGGCATCACAGTGCTGGCCGAAACCACACGGACGCGCCCTTCGGCCGGACCATCCATCAGCGCGGAGACCGAGACACCCAGCGTGTCGGCAAGCCGGACCAGGGTCGCGAAGTTCGGATTTCCCTGCGCCTTCTCCAGCCCGACCAAGGCCCCCTTGCTGACCTTGGCCCGGCGGCCGAGTTCGTCCAGGGAAAGGCCGGCGCGAGTGCGGGCCGAGCGGACGTTGTGCGCGAGCGTGCGCAGGGCCGCCTGTGTCTCGGTCACCTGGTCACCATCCCCATCGTTCGGTCAGTGGAATGCACCACTCGGTCGTTCGGTTGACAGAGGGCGGTCGTTCCGTTGTACGGTTTAGTCGTTCTGCTGTAATCGTAAGGGATCGTCTCGTGATAGCTCTACTGCTGGCCCTGGGCAGCTCACTGGCCTACGGATGCGCCGACTTCCTCGGCGGTCTGGGCGCCCGCAAGGCCCACGTGCTCCGCACTGTGATGGTCGCCGCGCCAGCCAGCCTGGCGGTCGAGCTGCTGTTGTGGCCCGTGCTCGGGGCCTCATTCAGCCCCGCCGCGCTCGGCTGGGGCGCCGCCTCCGGGGTGGCCTCGGCCGCCGCGTTCGCCCTGCTCTACAAGACCCTCGCCATCGGCCCGATGAACGTGCTCTCCCCGATCACCGCGCTGGTGTCCGCCGCGCTCCCGGTCGCGGTGGGCCTCCTGCAGGGCGAGCACCTGGGGACGGCCGGCCTTTTGGGTCTGCCGCTGGCGCTGGTCGCGGTCGTGCTGGTCAGCGCCGGACACGGGACAGGCTCGTCCCGGCCGTCGCGTACGGCGCTGCTGCTGGCCCTCGGCGCGGGCGCGGCCATCGCACTGCAGCTGATCTTCCTGCACCAGGCGCCGTCCGACAGCGGCGTGGCACCGTTGATCATCGGCAGAGCGGTCTCCTCGGCCGTCACACTGACCGCGGCCGGCCTCCTGCACCGCAGGCTCGGCCCCGAGAAGCCCGCCTACGCCCTGTCGGCCGCCGCCGGAGTGCTGGACTCGCTGGCGAACCTGCTGTTCCTGCTCGCCGCACGCAGCGGCGACCTCACCGTCGTCGCCGTGATCACCGCCCTCTACCCGGCCGGCACCGTCCTGCTCGCCCGCAGCGTGCTCGCCGAACGCATCCACAAGGGACAGATCATCGGCCTCGGCGCAGCCGCAGTCGCCGTCAGCCTCCTCGCCCTCACCTGACCGCCCTACGCACTTCAAGGAGCCCCCGCATGTTCATCCAGCCCTGGGACACCGCCCTGGACGAGGCCGAATGGCAGACCTGGATCGCCGAAGGCCACGACTTCGGACTACTCAGCGTCAACGGTTTGCTTGGCCACGCGCCCACCACCGTGCCGACCCACTTCGTCCCCGACGGCAAGCAACTGCTGATCCATCTGGCCCGCCCGAACCCGGTCTGGGAGTCGATCGAGTACGACCCGAACGTCACCTTCACCGTGATCGGCGACTACGCCTTCGTCCCCGGCCCCTGGCGCGCCAAGCCCGGCACGCCTCCCACCGAAGGCGTGCCCACCAGCTACTACGCCGCCGTCCAGTTCATCTGCCAGGCCCACATCGTCGACGAGCCGCAAGCCAAGGCCGAGCTACTGCGCCGACAGATGGCCCACTTCCAGCCCGCCGGCGACCACGCCCCCATCGAGGTCGACCAGGCACCGTACGGGCGGATGCTGCCCGGCATCCGCGGCCTGACGCTGGAGGTGACGGAGGTCCGGGCCAAATTCAAATACGACGACCACAAGCCCGTAGAGCACCGCGCCGCCGTCGCTGACCACCTCACCGCCCGCGAGCAGGCCCTCGACGAGCCCACAGCGCGCCAGCAGCGGCGCCGCCTGGACCGCATCGGCCCGTGGAAATCCTGACCCCGTCCACCCCGCACCACCTCGGAACGGAGCCCTGCCCATGACCGCCTTTCGCATCACCTCCGCCGTCGCCAACGCCTTCCCCGACACTCTCATCGCCGTGGTCACCGCCAGCGGACTGCGCGGCCGCGAACCCTGGCCCGACACCGCCGCCGCCCTCGACGACCTCGAACAGCAGCTGGCCGCCGGTACCTGGACCCCGGCCGACGAGAGCGACCCGCGTATCGCGTCGTGGCACACCGCCTACCGCTCTTTCGGCACCAACCCCCGCCGCATCCGCCCCAGCGTCGACGCCCTGGGACGCCGCATGGCCAAGAAGGGCACCCTGCCGCGCATCAATCCGGCCGTCGACTCCTACAACGCTGTCTCCGTCCACCACGGCCTGCCCGCAGGAGCCTTCGACCTCGACCACGTCACCGGCGATGTCGAGATCCGGTACGCGGACGGCACCGAGGAGTTCACCCCGCTCGGCGAACCCGACACCACCGAGAACCCCAAGCCCGGTGAGATCATCTACACCGATGCCACCGGTGTGCTGACCCGGCACTGGAACCACCGCGACGCCCACCGCACTCGCGTCACCGAGGACTCCACCCGCGTCGCCTTCGTCCTCGAAACCCTCCACGCCACCCGCGACGGCCACCTGCTCAAGATCGCCGCCGAAGAGCTGCACGGCCTGCTGATGCTCCACGCCGAGCAGACACGCGTGCACTACCTCAGCCCGGAACAGCATGAAGCCACAGCGTGAGCCGGGGCGCCCAGCCTTCTCGCGGAGCTGGCCCGGAGTGCACACGCGCCGACACTGCGCAGGCTTGCGGCGCAGGGGGTGACCGTACGGGGCGGCCCGCTTACCGGGCCGCCCGACTCCGGCAGGTCGCCGGGCCACCTCGATAGGTCTGCTACTGCACGGTGATGGTGAACGACGAGTTCGTCCAGGTGGTGCTGTTGCGGTCGGCGCTCCACACCGTGATGGTGTTCGCAGCGTTGCCGCAGGTGCTCGTCGGCTGACCGAAGACGATGAGTGTGGCCCACGTGCTGTTGCTCGTGGCCTGGATCGCCGCGTCCTTGAGGTCGTCGATGTCGGGATCGGACACCTTGACGCAGTACTGCCCGGTGGCGGGCTTCGTTACGGAGGCGACGTTCTTGGCTGCCAGGAGCGTGCCGTCGCTCGCCACCTTGGCGGCGGCGCGGGCGTACGGGGCGTACAGGTCGACCGGTGCCGCGGAGGCCGTACCGGTCAGGAGCGGGACCGACACCAGGGCGGCGACGGTCAGGGCGACGGCGCGAGCGCGCCCTGTGATGCTGCGGAACATGGGTTCGTCCTTACATCTCGGCCGCGTCGGTCCCGTGGTCGGGAGCGGCCAGGTCGAGCCGGCGTGCGGGTGGGCCCGATTCCCGGCTGTTCAGGGAGGGAGGGTCAGGGGACGAGAAGGAAGAAGGGCTCGTCCCGGTAGCTATCGGCACTGGTGCCGGTGATGACGGTCACGGTGTCCGCCGCGTTCCCGCACTCGCCCGACGGGGTGGTGCGCACCATGATCGTTCCCCACGAGGTGCCGCCGTCCGACGCCAGCGTCGCGACCGGGGTGCTACGGCTCACGTCGATTCGGGTGGCGTCGTCGAACGTCACGCAGTACGCCCCGTCCTGGGGGTGGGTGATCGACTTGATGCCCTTGGACTGCACGCGGGTGCCGTCCCTATTGACCTGGGCGGATGCCTGCGCGTACGGGGCCTTGGCCCTGACGGCCGAATCGTCGGCCAGGGCCACGCCTCCGGCCGCTCCCGCGGCCAGCAGGCTCAGCGCGGCGGCCGTCCCGACGATTCCCCGACGGGACGTGATGGTCTTCAGCATGGGTTTCCTTCCCGGGCAGTGATCGCCAAGCGGCTTGATCACTCAACGCATATAAGCCGATACATAGAGTGATAACCAGGCAGGGGGTGGACCGCTCACTCGAACGTGTCAGAAACGAGGGGGCACAGCAGGGGACGGGGCGCAGCGGGGTGTGCGTGTGGGGTGTGGTGGCAGTGGGTGGGCGTCAGCGGTTTCGAGGTCAGGAATTCCTGGTGGTTGGGGGTCTGTCGTGGATTCTGCTGCTGTCATGAGGTGATCAAGCCGCTGCTGTTTTTGGCTAGCACGAAGGGGTCTGGCTGTCATGGAGTTCGCTGTCCTGTGTGAGGGCCAGTGGGTGGGGTTTGTGCTGGGGGCATGGCTCGTGAGCGGTCGGTAGAGGGTGCTCCTGTCACGTCGTCTGCGTGGTCGGGGGATGCGGGGTTGCTGCGCGGTGTGGTCGTGCGGCCTCTGCTGGCGGTGGACGAGAGCGGATCGCTCAGGACGCTCCATGTGCGGATCGCGGCCGAGGCCGCGGGGGTGGCGGAGCGGACGGTGTGGCGGTGGCTGTCCGAGGGCCGTGACGGTCAGATCGAGGCCCGGTCGCGGCGGGGCGGTCTTTCGTTGGGTGACGGTTTGTGGGCGGTGCTCGGTGAGGTGGGCGGGAATGTCGCGGCGTTGCACCGGCGGCTGGATGAGGCGGAGACGGCAGGAAGGTTGGGGGAGTGGGGCTTGGAGTCGGCCCCGTCGGCGGCAACGTTGCATCGTGTGGTGCGCAGGGATCTCCGGGCGGGCCGGGTATTGGAGATCGCCCGGCCGGCGAAGACCCGCATCGAGCCCAGCCATTACGACCGGGCGCTGGCAGAGCTGCGGCTCACAGCGGGCCCTGAGGGGCCGCTGGTCCTGGACAGCGGGCAGACACAGGACCAGCCGCAGTCCGGGCCGCAGACAGTGGCATCCCAGCGGGGGTCGCCGCGGGCGGGTGGGGTGCGGTTGTACGCGCCGGGGGCCCAGCTGGTCTCGACACGGCAGCTCAGCGGTGTGGTGGAGGCGGTCGGCCATACGGTGGCCGCGCGTGGGGTGTGCTGTGTGTACGGGGATACGGGCCACGGGAAGACGGTGGCGGTCCAGCAAGCTCTGCATCTGCTGCCGGCCCGGACTCCGGTGTGGCGGGCGGTGGTGGCGGTCAAACCAGGTCTGCCGCAACTGCGGGCCGCGTTGCTCGACGCGCTCGGTCTGCCCGCGGGTGCGTTGACGCACCGGGCCGGTGCGGCGGACCGGGCGCTGGCGGAGGCACTTGGACAGCCGGGGGTGTTGTTCCTGGATGATGTCCAGCGCCTGACGCCGCCGTTGCTGGACTACCTGCGTCAGCTCTGGGACGAGCCGGGCACGGTCGCGGCGCTGGTGTTGTGCGGGGCGGGCAGTGAGCGGGCTGTTGCCCGGGCAGCGGCGCTGAGGTCGAGGGTGCTCACCTGGCACCAGGTGGACCGCATGGACACGAACCAGGTGCCTGACACGCTGCAGTTGTTCCATCCGGTGTGGGACGCGGCTGATCCTGCGGATCTCGCGTGGGCGGATGCTTCTACCGCCCGCGGCAACTTCCGGACCTGGGCGAAGATCACCTCGCACGTCTACGCCGCCCTCCACCGTAGCCCCGGTGCGGTCGACCGCGCGCTGCTGGAACGGGCGTGCAGCCGGCTGGGCCCCTACACCTGACCGCCCGTCTCTTCCTCATCAGTGCGACGGAATTCCTGGCATCGGAGACAACCGGAGGCGACGGTGGACAGCAGGGCCGACCATGTGGACACCACACCGGCAGGACCGCCAGCCGTTGAGGCCGGGGTGCTGGGGGAACAGTCGCTGATCGCGCTGCGCCCGCCGGCGGTACGACGGTTGCTGGCAATGCGCGAGCAGCGCCGTCTGACACGGGGCCATGTGCGCCTTGCGGCCGAATGCCTGGGACTTTCGGAACGGACGGTCTGGCGCTGGCTCGCCGAAGCCACCGACGCTCCCGGCACGGCGGCCCGCCCTGGCGCCCGCCGTGCGGAGCATTTCGAGATCACCGGGCCGATCCGGGTGCTCCTGGCGTACTGGCACGGGAACGCCTCCGCGGTCCACCGCCAGCTCGTCGCCCGCGCCCGGGACGCGACCACACCGTCGGCCTCTGCTGCAGACACGAGCCCGCACGATAAGGCGGTTGCCGGAGTGCCGGGCGGCGCTCCGCTGTCTGCGGTACCGCTCGTGGACCCCGTGCCCTCGCTGTCGACGTTCCTGCGGGCGGTCCGCCGGGACCTGACAGCGGGAGAGCGGGCCGGCCTCGCCGCAGGACCGGATGCCGCCCGCGCCCATGATGTGTTCGGTAAACGGCCCGTGAAATGGCGAGACCTGGGAGACCGATCACGTCCAGGCGCCCCTGCTCGTGGACACGGACGGCGACCTCGTACGCCCGTGGATCACCTGGTTCATCGACACGGCGACCAAGGTCATCACCGGCACCGCCGTCACCCCCGGCTCCCTCTCACGGGCCTCTGTCCTGGCAGCGCTGCGCGCTGCCGTGCTGCGCACCGACCCCTACGGGCCGGCAGGAGGGGTGCCGGAGCGAGTGCGCATGGATAGAGGCAAGGACTTCCTGTCCACCACCGTCATCACCGCTTTCGGCATCCTGGGGACGACCGTCGTGGACCTGCCGCCCTACAGCCCCCACCTGAAGGGCACGGTGGAAAACCTCAACCGCTCGGCCGACCGCATGCTCTTCGCCGCACTGCCCGGCTACACCGTCACCCCCGCTCGCCGCTCTGCACGGCCAGCCCGGTCCGCTGCGCCCCCGCTGTCCTTCCGCGACTTAACCGCGGAGGTACTCGCGTGGGCTGGTGGAACACCGAGCACCGCCCGGCCGCACTGGACGGCCGCACGCCTGTGGAGGCGTGGCAGGCGGACCCCACTCCGCTCACCGATATTCCCGCCGCCGACCTGTGGTCTCTCACCCTCGAAGACGATGGCCGACCGCGGACACTGACCAGCCACGGTGTGCGGTTCAGGAACCGCGACTACGTCGGCGCGTGGATGACCGGGCAGGCCGGGCGCACCGTCCGTGTGCGCTACATGCCCCACCACGACCACGAGATCGAAGTCTGCGACCCGGGGGGCCGGCACCTGGGAACCGCCTACCTCGCCGACGCCGCCACCCCCGAACAGCTCGAGGCCCTGCGCCAGAGCCGCACTGACCGCGCTCGCCGCCTTCGCACGGAAGCGAAGGCGGCGAAGAAGTTGCGACGGCAGCGCTTTGCCGCCGTGACAGCGCCGGAAGCTCCCCAGCGGTTGGGCACGGTCACTGCCATAGAGGCGAGCCACGAACTCGTCAGCAGCGAGCACACCGACCTAGCGGCGCTCGCCCTGCCCGACCTCATCCCGCCCTCCCCGCCGCCGGCCGACTGGAACACCCCCACCGCGCTGCGTGCCACCGCCCCACCGGACACGACAACGCCTCCCACCGACCTGACCGCCGAAGACGAACCCACCCTCCCCCCAGCCTCCCAGGAGCACACCGTGACCGGTCACCTGCCGCCCTCGGCCAGCGACCACTACACGCAACTGCCCGACGCCCAGGTCGTCACCACCCGTGCTCTGCTCACCGCCCGGGAGAACATCACCGACACCATCGCAGCCCGAGCGATGATGTGCATCCACGGCGGCGCCGGCCTCGGTAAAACCCTTGCGGTCAACTTCTGCCTGCGCACACTCGATCCGGCCGACGACGTCTGCCGGATCACCTTCCGTGCCCGCCCCACCGCCCGCGCTGTGCGCCACGAATTGTTCACGGCACTCGGCCTCCCAGGGGAACCACCTCGCCACCCGAGCGAATTCGACCGCCTCCTCCTTGATGCCCTCGCCGCGGAACCGCGCACCCTTGTCGTCGACGAATCGCAGTGGCTGAACCGAGAGACGTTCGAGTACTTCCGCTTCGCCTGGGACAACCCGTACACCCAGATCGCGATCATCTTCGTCGGCGGAGAAGGCGCCCACACCGTGCTCCGCAAAGAGCCGATGCTCTCCTCCCGCATCTTCATCTGGCAGCACTTCACCCGCCTCACCCCCGAAGAGTCCAGCAGGTCATCCCGCTCTACCACCCCCTGTGGGCCGACGCAGACCCCGACGACATCGCCTTCGCCGACAGCCGCGCCGCCCACGGAAACTTCTGCAACTGGGCACGCCTGACCGCCCACACCCGCACCGCCCTTGAGCGCACCGGCCGCACCCAGGTCGACCAAGACCTGTTGCGCTGGGCGTTCAGCCGCCTGGGAAGCACGGTGTAATTCCACCTGATCCACCAAGGCCCGGTCTCCTGCAAATCGAGCCCTTGCCGGTCTGACCGCGGAACTGCGGGCCGCACCGGCTTGTCTTGGTAGGCCGGGTCGGGATGGTGGGAGCCGGTGTTGCTCCTGGCCAGTGGAAGCCGAGTTCGGCGAGCTGATGTGACCATGGATAACTGCAGGCGCGGGCCGGCCCGCGCGGCGTAGCGTGCTTGGCTATGAGTACTTCTGATAGAGGGCGGGAGGATGTCTCCTACCTCGTACCGCTTTTCGCGGCTGCTGGAGCGTACCGAGACGAAGAACATTTCAGGCTGTTCCCCGAGCCTGTGGCACACAGCCGCCTGGCGGCAGACGACGAGCCGCTTAAGGCGTGGGGCTCCGCCAAATTCGTTCAGTCCTCCTTCTCCGCCGGGCTGATGCACGTCGAGGCGCTGACGAAGCTGGTGAGAGTTGCAGGGCAAATCGACCCGATCAGCCTTTGGACGCTGCTGCGCGGCGCCCTCGAAAACTTCGCCACGGCCGTGTGGCTGCTCGACGGCAAGGACCGAGACGAGCGCCGACACCGCGCACTCACGTTGTGGGCCGAAGACTTCCGCAACCGTCAGCAGCATGAGACCGACGTCCATCACATCGTCACAGGCCCTAAAGAGAAGACCGGAGCCCAGCGGGAGGTTGAGGTCAAAGACCTTGCCGACAGCCTGGGTCTCCCCAAGCTGCCCAAGCCGAGCGCCGGAGACATCATCGTCAGCGCGGCCACTACCGCCGGACTCGATCCAAAACTGACCCGGGCGTTGTGGCGCGTGGGCTCCGGCTTCGCCCATGGCCGCTTCTGGCCCTACCTGCGTGCTTCGGAAGTCCGCGGGCTGGCGATAGGGTCAAACGGCGGCTACCTGCTCAACTTCGTAGTCGACGACGACCAACTCAAGAGCATGGCCGATGCCTGCCAGAAACTCCTTGAACACATCGCTAAGCGATACGAGGCCCGCAGCAGCGCGCCGTA
The Streptomyces sp. NBC_00234 DNA segment above includes these coding regions:
- a CDS encoding helix-turn-helix domain-containing protein, producing the protein MTETQAALRTLAHNVRSARTRAGLSLDELGRRAKVSKGALVGLEKAQGNPNFATLVRLADTLGVSVSALMDGPAEGRVRVVSASTVMPLWAGERGSEARLMLTTSGSAPVEVWRWRLEPGEEYPSHPHQAGVVETVSVTAGRMVLVVDGAEHPVEAGQTATFDGDAPHTYRGVGDEPCHLIMTVHLPPGPASPA
- a CDS encoding EamA family transporter, with the protein product MIALLLALGSSLAYGCADFLGGLGARKAHVLRTVMVAAPASLAVELLLWPVLGASFSPAALGWGAASGVASAAAFALLYKTLAIGPMNVLSPITALVSAALPVAVGLLQGEHLGTAGLLGLPLALVAVVLVSAGHGTGSSRPSRTALLLALGAGAAIALQLIFLHQAPSDSGVAPLIIGRAVSSAVTLTAAGLLHRRLGPEKPAYALSAAAGVLDSLANLLFLLAARSGDLTVVAVITALYPAGTVLLARSVLAERIHKGQIIGLGAAAVAVSLLALT
- a CDS encoding FMN-binding negative transcriptional regulator; this translates as MFIQPWDTALDEAEWQTWIAEGHDFGLLSVNGLLGHAPTTVPTHFVPDGKQLLIHLARPNPVWESIEYDPNVTFTVIGDYAFVPGPWRAKPGTPPTEGVPTSYYAAVQFICQAHIVDEPQAKAELLRRQMAHFQPAGDHAPIEVDQAPYGRMLPGIRGLTLEVTEVRAKFKYDDHKPVEHRAAVADHLTAREQALDEPTARQQRRRLDRIGPWKS
- a CDS encoding B3/B4 domain-containing protein, producing the protein MTAFRITSAVANAFPDTLIAVVTASGLRGREPWPDTAAALDDLEQQLAAGTWTPADESDPRIASWHTAYRSFGTNPRRIRPSVDALGRRMAKKGTLPRINPAVDSYNAVSVHHGLPAGAFDLDHVTGDVEIRYADGTEEFTPLGEPDTTENPKPGEIIYTDATGVLTRHWNHRDAHRTRVTEDSTRVAFVLETLHATRDGHLLKIAAEELHGLLMLHAEQTRVHYLSPEQHEATA
- a CDS encoding ATP-binding protein, translated to MLRGVVVRPLLAVDESGSLRTLHVRIAAEAAGVAERTVWRWLSEGRDGQIEARSRRGGLSLGDGLWAVLGEVGGNVAALHRRLDEAETAGRLGEWGLESAPSAATLHRVVRRDLRAGRVLEIARPAKTRIEPSHYDRALAELRLTAGPEGPLVLDSGQTQDQPQSGPQTVASQRGSPRAGGVRLYAPGAQLVSTRQLSGVVEAVGHTVAARGVCCVYGDTGHGKTVAVQQALHLLPARTPVWRAVVAVKPGLPQLRAALLDALGLPAGALTHRAGAADRALAEALGQPGVLFLDDVQRLTPPLLDYLRQLWDEPGTVAALVLCGAGSERAVARAAALRSRVLTWHQVDRMDTNQVPDTLQLFHPVWDAADPADLAWADASTARGNFRTWAKITSHVYAALHRSPGAVDRALLERACSRLGPYT